A single window of Nicotiana sylvestris chromosome 5, ASM39365v2, whole genome shotgun sequence DNA harbors:
- the LOC104250193 gene encoding zinc finger CCCH domain-containing protein 29-like, which produces MCSGSKSKVCPFDLNMDKKDGVSKNCSKLLELSASDDLTGFICEVEKGCGIDELSFWYGRKFGSKKMGFEERTPLMIASMYGSIEILRFIIGTGKVDVNRACGSDGATALHCAAAGGSESSIEVVKILVDASADVNACDSSGNRPCDVIASYPKWLRNSKRKSLELLLNGSLAELAELEEEEGKAVIQTTKEGSEKKEYPIDTSLPDINDGIYGSDDFRMYCFKVKPCSRAYSHDWTECPFVHPGENARRRDPRKYNYTCVPCPEFKKGACAKGDSCEYAHGVFESWLHPAQYRTRLCKDETGCSRKVCFFAHKQEELRPLYASTGSAIPSPKATPVSSMDMSTLSPLALGSSSMMLPTTTTTSTPPMSPAATCSSPMGGNMWQGKVNLTPPALQLPGSRLKTSLNARDLDLDMEMLGLESIRTQQQLRQQLIDEMAGLSSPSYWKNDNRMGDLKPTNLDDVFGSMDSQLLSQLQGLSPRMTSNTSSQLYSPSVSHMQGLSPKVTSNTSQLQSPTGLQMRQNMNQFQGSYSNMSQSSSPLRKPSTYGFDSSAAVAAAVMNSRSAAFAKQRSQSFIDRSGIGHRSGPNGIANSPPLMSSNMSDWGSPTGKLEWGFNSEDTNKLKRSQSFGFRGGNAAPTRSPITPSQVNEPDVSWVHSLVKDVSSTGTGLYSSEQKRGSVRDTIPPWLEQMYIDQERIVA; this is translated from the coding sequence ATGTGCAGTGGTTCAAAGAGTAAAGTTTGTCCTTTTGATTTAAACATGGATAAGAAAGATGGGGTTAGTAAAAATTGCTCTAAATTGCTTGAATTGTCAGCTTCAGATGATCTTACTGGATTCATATGTGAAGTGGAAAAGGGTTGTGGGATTGATGAGTTAAGCTTTTGGTATGGTAGAAAATTCGGTTCGAAAAAGATGGGGTTTGAGGAGAGAACTCCTTTAATGATTGCTTCTATGTATGGAAGTATTGAGATTTTGAGGTTTATTATTGGAACTGGGAAAGTTGATGTCAACAGAGCTTGTGGATCTGATGGTGCAACTGCTCTTCACTGTGCTGCAGCTGGTGGATCTGAATCGTCGATTGAGGTTGTCAAGATCTTGGTTGATGCTTCTGCAGATGTTAATGCTTGTGATTCAAGTGGAAACAGGCCATGTGATGTGATTGCTTCTTATCCTAAGTGGTTGAGGAATTCGAAAAGGAAATCGCTCGAGCTGTTGTTGAATGGTAGCTTGGCTGAGCTTGCTGAGctggaggaagaagaaggaaaagcaGTGATTCAGACGACAAAAGAAGGAAGCGAGAAGAAGGAATACCCGATTGATACTTCCTTGCCGGATATTAACGATGGGATTTATGGGAGTGATGATTTCAGGATGTATTGTTTCAAGGTTAAGCCTTGTTCTAGGGCTTATTCTCATGACTGGACGGAATGCCCTTTCGTTCATCCAGGGGAGAACGCCAGGAGGCGTGACCCTAGAAAGTATAACTATACTTGTGTCCCGTGTCCTGAGTTCAAGAAAGGTGCTTGTGCAAAGGGCGATTCTTGTGAGTATGCTCATGGTGTATTTGAGTCATGGCTTCATCCTGCCCAATATAGAACCCGTCTCTGCAAGGATGAGACTGGGTGCTCGAGGAAAGTTTGCTTCTTTGCTCACAAGCAGGAAGAGCTACGCCCGTTATATGCATCCACTGGTTCAGCTATTCCTTCTCCAAAGGCGACTCCAGTCAGTTCTATGGACATGTCAACATTGAGTCCTCTGGCGCTCGGTTCGTCTTCCATGATgctgcctactactactactacttcaACACCTCCGATGTCTCCTGCTGCTACGTGTTCGTCTCCAATGGGCGGAAACATGTGGCAGGGCAAGGTGAATCTCACCCCGCCTGCACTACAGCTTCCTGGTAGTAGGCTAAAGACGTCTCTGAACGCCCGAGACTTGGACTTGGATATGGAAATGCTTGGCTTGGAAAGCATCCGCACGCAGCAGCAACTAAGGCAGCAATTGATCGATGAGATGGCTGGTCTCTCTTCCCCATCCTATTGGAAGAACGATAACAGGatgggggatttgaagcctacTAATCTTGATGATGTTTTTGGATCCATGGATTCTCAATTGTTGTCCCAATTGCAGGGCCTATCTCCAAGAATGACATCAAACACCAGTTCTCAGTTGTATTCTCCATCGGTTTCTCATATGCAAGGTCTCTCACCTAAGGTGACAAGTAACACCTCCCAGCTGCAATCTCCAACCGGGCTTCAGATGCGGCAAAACATGAACCAATTTCAAGGAAGCTATTCTAACATGTCTCAATCATCATCTCCCTTGAGAAAGCCTTCAACGTATGGATTCGACTCTTCAGCAGCAGTGGCTGCAGCTGTCATGAACTCCAGGTCTGCTGCTTTTGCAAAGCAACGCAGCCAGAGTTTTATAGATCGCAGTGGAATTGGCCATCGCTCTGGCCCCAATGGCATTGCTAATTCACCACCTTTGATGTCATCTAATATGTCGGATTGGGGCTCCCCGACTGGGAAACTGGAGTGGGGCTTCAATAGCGAGGACACGAACAAGCTCAAGAGATCTCAATCTTTTGGTTTTCGCGGTGGAAATGCTGCTCCAACAAGATCACCAATCACACCATCTCAAGTCAATGAGCCAGACGTCTCGTGGGTTCATTCCTTGGTCAAAGATGTGTCCTCCACTGGTACCGGGCTATATAGCTCAGAGCAGAAGCGCGGCAGTGTTCGCGACACCATTCCACCATGGCTGGAACAAATGTACATAGACCAGGAGCGGATAGTGGCGTAA